A single Anopheles arabiensis isolate DONGOLA chromosome 2, AaraD3, whole genome shotgun sequence DNA region contains:
- the LOC120897610 gene encoding leucine-rich repeat-containing protein 58: protein MDVVYTSDSCDSDSREQKTVDLGHSNKRHLDDDLLRVSKSKKLAEDIETVLLNHNKLIRVPLSLNDFTNLKVLDLSNNRLEELPEVITQCQLTTLIVKNNLLTDKSLPKSLLGAAGHGLKELNLSGNRFAHFPEQVIELRSLKYLYLGGNQITNVSKDIWKLQNLQLLSLGGNLITEIPETVGLLNHLHALVLCDNLLEALPASIARLVNLKSLLLHKNRLRHLPREIITLRNLTELSLRDNPLVVRFVKDMTLNPPSLLELAGRTVKTCAIRYAAEDLPRTLIEYLQTANCCVNPNCKGVFFDNRVEHIKFVDFCGKYRIPLLQYLCSSKCVADTSSSDPGSEPNSSMMRKVLLG from the exons ATGGATGTCGTCTACACGTCGGACAGCTGCGATAGCGATTCGCGCGAGCAGAAAACCGTCGATTTGGGCCACTCGAACAAGCGGCATCTCGATGACGATCTGTTGCGTGTCTCTAAATCGAAGAAGCTGGCGGAGGATATTGAAACGGTGCTGCTGAACCACAACAAGCTGATAAGGGTGCCGCTGTCCCTCAACGACTTTACCAATCTTAAGGTGCTGGATCTGAGCAACAATCGCCTCGAGGAGTTGCCGGAGGTTATCACGCAATGCCAGCTGACGACGCTGATCGTTAAGAACAACCTGTTGACGGATAAATCGCTGCCCAAATCATTGCTCGGCGCTGCCGGGCATGGTCTGAAGGAGCTCAATCTGAGCGGCAACCGTTTCGCGCACTTTCCCGAACAGGTGATCGAGCTGCGATCGCTCAAGTATCTCTACCTGGGCGGCAATCAGATCACCAACGTTTCGAAGGACATCTGGAAGCTGCAGAA CCTACAGCTCCTGTCACTGGGTGGAAACCTCATTACCGAAATTCCGGAGACCGTTGGGCTGCTCAACCACCTGCACGCGCTCGTCCTCTGTGATAATCTGCTCGAGGCGCTTCCTGCGTCCATAGCCCGTTTGGTCAATCTGAAGTCGCTGTTGCTGCACAAAAATCGTCTAAGACATCTGCCACGGGAGATTATAACGTTGCGAAACCTAACTGAG ttGAGTTTGCGTGATAACCCATTGGTTGTGCGCTTCGTTAAGGATATGACCTTGAATCCACCAAGTTTGCTAGAGCTCGCCGGACGAACTGTGAAAACCTGTGCCATTCGCTACGCAGCGGAAGATCTACCTCGGACCTTGATCGAGTACCTTCAGACGGCCAACTGCTGTGTGAACCCCAATTGCAAAG GAGTATTTTTCGACAATCGTGTAGAGCATATCAAGTTTGTAGATTTCTGTGGCAAATACCGTATTCCTTTGTTGCAGTATTTATGCTCCTCAAA ATGCGTTGCAGATACCAGCTCGTCGGATCCGGGCAGCGAGCCAAACAGTAGCATGATGCGTAAGGTGCTACTCGGTTAG
- the LOC120897633 gene encoding SUMO-activating enzyme subunit 1, with the protein MVESNGAELTEHEAELYDRQIRLWGLDSQKRVRLARILIAGINGLGAEIAKNVILAGVKSVTLLDDRKVTEEDFCSQFLAPQSSVGTNRAEASLTRAQHLNPMVELKADTEPIESKSDDYFKDFDVVCLIGASTAQHLRVNNVCREANVKFFATDVWGMHGFCFTDLQKHEFAEDVAKYVVVSKPHEKPKSETVYSTVKCTLEFPPYQSLVDFDCKSTSYARQLKRNGPALPVQRVLQKFRDEEQRDPAYGKREEDLKKLFQLRDSLVPELIPDKSFDHVFAQISPVTAIVGGVVAHEIIKVVSQKERPHRNVFLFNPDTCCGFVDLIGADK; encoded by the exons ATGGTTGAGTCCAACGGTGCCGAACTTACTGAACATGAGGCTGAACTGTATGATCGGCAAATTCGTTTGTGGGGTTTGGATTCGCAGAAACG TGTCCGTTTGGCACGGATTCTCATCGCTGGTATTAACGGACTGGGGGCAGAAATAGCGAAAAACGTCATACTAGCCGGAGTCAAATCCGTCACCCTGTTGGACGACCGGAAGGTTACGGAGGAAGACTTCTGCTCCCAATTTCTGGCCCCACAATCGTCTGTCGGCACCAACCGAGCGGAAGCATCCCTAACCCGTGCCCAGCATCTGAATCCAATGGTCGAACTGAAGGCCGACACCGAACCGATTGAATCGAAATCGGACGACTACTTTAAAGACTTTGATGTCGTCTGTCTGATTGGTGCGTCCACGGCACAGCATCTGCGCGTGAACAACGTTTGCCGCGAGGCCAACGTAAAATTTTTCGCTACGGACGTTTGGGGTATGCACGGCTTCTGTTTCACCGATTTGCAGAAGCACGAGTTCGCCGAGGATGTAGCAAAGTACGTGGTGGTATCGAAACCCCACGAAAAACCCAAATCCGAAACAGTGTACAGTACGGTCAAATGTACGCTGGAATTCCCGCCCTATCAGTCGTTGGTAGATTTCGACTGTAAAAGCACATCGTACGCCCGTCAGCTGAAGCGGAACGGACCAGCGCTGCCCGTACAGCGGGTGCTACAGAAATTCCGCGACGAAGAACAACGCGATCCGGCATACGGAAAGCGCGAGGAGGATTTGAAGAAGCTGTTCCAGCTGCGCGACTCTCTGGTCCCGGAGCTAATACCGGACAAGTCTTTCGATCACGTATTTGCCCAGATTTCGCCCGTCACTGCGATCGTTGGAGGCGTTGTAGCTCACGAAATCATCAAGGTCGTATCACAGAAGGAAAGGCCACACCGTAACGTGTTCCTGTTTAATCCGGACACTTGTTGCGGATTCGTTGATCTTATTGGGGCGGACAAATGA
- the LOC120897604 gene encoding sialic acid synthase, translating into MPPCWSSESSRTFVVAEIGQNHQGSLSTAKQMIKAAKECGADCVKFQRSNLAEKFTVSALARPYTGPNSWGRTYGEHKAWLEFSSNEYRELQRFATDHDIVFTASAMDAASFRELEEQLRVPFIKIGSGDADNVPLLRYAANHTIPLIISTGMLDWDQVCSIYTQFRHREDVALLHCVSSYPTPLGDIMLRMIPLLRAHFPELTIGYSGHELGIQHSVASVALGAKIVERHFTLDKAWKGTDHQASLNPAEFGRMVRCIRAIENDVPIDASALIDRLREVLQGEDLDEPELQAALKEIDPHHRQLLECERPCYNKLGKSLVYASDLNCGTVLTESNVQVKVSEPKGLSPRLYDSVVGRTVKCAVFKDDPILMQHF; encoded by the exons ATGCCACCGTGTTGGAGCAGTGAGTCAAGCCGAACGTTCGTCGTGGCTGAAATTGGACAAAATCACCAGGGATCGTTAAGCACGGCAAAGCAGATGATAAAAGCTGCAAAG GAATGTGGAGCCGATTGTGTAAAGTTCCAGCGATCAAATTTGGCGGAAAAGTTCACGGTCTCCGCCTTGGCACGCCCTTACACCGGACCAAACTCTTGGGGTCGTACGTACGGAGAGCACAAAGCATGGCTTGAATTTTCCAGCAACGAGTACCGGGAGTTGCAGCGCTTTGCCACTGACCACGATATCGTTTTTACCGCATCAGCAATGGATGCCGCGTCCTTTCGAGAGTTGGAGGAGCAGCTACGAGTCCCGTTCATCAAAATAGGGTCTGGGGATGCTGATAACGTGCCTCTGCTGCGGTATGCCGCAAATCACACCATTCCACTAATCATATCCACGGGCATGCTAGATTGGGATCAAGTTTGCAGCATTTACACCCAGTTCCGTCATCGTGAAGACGTTGCCCTGCTTCATTGTGTTTCCTCCTATCCGACCCCGCTAGGGGACATAATGTTGCGTATGATTCCGTTACTTCGAGCCCACTTTCCTGAACTGACGATAGGTTATTCGGGACATGAGCTTGGTATACAGCACTCCGTAGCGAGTGTGGCTTTAGGTGCGAAAATAGTCGAACGACACTTTACGCTAGACAAGGCGTGGAAAGGGACCGATCATCAGGCGTCATTGAATCCGGCCGAATTCGGTCGCATGGTACGGTGTATTAGAGCGATAGAAAACGATGTTCCGATTGATGCAAGCGCATTGATTGATCGATTGCGAGAAGTGCTGCAAGGGGAGGATCTGGATGAACCGGAGTTACAGGCCGCTTTAAAGGAGATTGATCCACATCACCGACAGCTGCTAGAATGTGAACGACCGTGTTACAATAAGTTGGGGAAATCGTTGGTGTATGCTAGTGATTTGAACTGTGGAACGGTTCTGACCGAGTCCAATGTTCAGGTGAAGGTCAGCGAACCAAAAGGCCTCTCTCCGCGATTGTACGATTCCGTTGTGGGAAGAACAGTAAAATGCGCTGTCTTCAAGGACGATCCCATTCTAATGCAACATTTTTAG
- the LOC120897643 gene encoding dynein light chain Tctex-type protein 2B gives MTLNETQTGNVPPSPAGYQMRPELSETFKSEKIREIINTVLTDTLTGQTYSAADASRWTKSMADEISLQVKDLQMHHYKHVVQVWLGQQLGAGCKCVARCRWDTECDNYATAEFKNSTMFCVVTVYGLYLY, from the exons ATGACGCTAAACGAAACGCAAACTGGGAATGTGCCTCCATCGCCAGCCGGTTATCAGATGCGTCCCGAGTTAAGTGAAACATTCAAATCGGAAAAGATACGTGAAATCATCAACACTGTATTGACCGACACTCTTACTG GGCAAACATACTCGGCGGCAGATGCATCTCGCTGGACGAAATCGATGGCGGATGAAATCAGTTTACAAGTGAAGGATCTGCAAATGCACCATTACAAGCATGTGGTTCAGGTGTGGCTGGGGCAACAGCTCGGCGCCGGATGCAAATGTGTGGCCCGCTGCCGTTGGGACACGGAGTGTGATAACTACGCAACGGCCGAATTTAAGAACTCAACCATGTTCTGCGTGGTGACAGTTTATGGTCTCTATCTGTATTGA
- the LOC120897588 gene encoding zinc transporter 7 yields MLPLTHKDSRGCGYRIREKFNSWSRLILSDRNSRNLFLFLLLNLSFAFVELMYGIWTNSLGLISDSFHMFFDCTGLLAGLAASVITKWRANEKYSYGYVRAEVLAGFVNSLFLLFIAFFIMSEAVERAIEPPEVKHERLFVVSVLGLLVNLVGIYAFQHGGAHGHSHGGGGGHGHSHGGGGGGSHGHSHGGGMNHHSHDTHSLLSNHNDHHGHSHGGSDHHHSHGGGEIVSTNSQIMRGVFLHILADTLGSVGVIISAVLMQVFGWMRADPICSMFIALTIGLSTLSLIKESVMVLMQRQPVALDRLLPSCYQKVTGLAGVYSVQEPHFWTLCTDVYVGVIKLEVSKNVDPKYVVQHTRMIFEAIGVRQINIQLDYTAM; encoded by the exons ATGCTACCATTAACGCATAAAGATTCACGTGGATGCGGCTACCGGATACGGGAAAAGTTCAACAGTTGGAGCCGGCTCATTCTGTCGGATCGCAATTCGCGtaatttatttctatttctgcTGCTTAATTTAAGCTTTGCCTTCGTCGAACTAATGTATGGCATATGGACGAACAGTTTAG GTTTGATCTCCGATTCGTTCCACATGTTCTTCGACTGTACCGGGCTGTTGGCCGGTTTGGCTGCGTCCGTTATTACCAAATGGCGTGCAAACGAAAAGTATTCCTACGGGTACGTTCGTGCTGAAGTGCTCGCCGGGTTTGTCAACAGCCTCTTTTTGCTGTTTATCGCCTTCTTCATTATGTCCGAGGCAGTAGAGCGCGCTATAGAGCCACCGGAAGTGAAACACGAACGATTGTTTGTCGTATCGGTGCTCGGACTGTTGGTAAACTTGGTCGGTATCTATGCATTCCAGCACGGTGGAGCACACGGACATTCGcatggcggcggtggtggccaCGGGCATTCGCACGGCGGCGGAGGTGGTGGAAGTCATGGACATTCCCATGGTGGTGGTATGAATCATCACAGTCACGATACTCACAGCCTACTGTCCAACCACAACGATCATCATGGGCATTCGCACGGTGGCAGTGATCATCATCACAGCCACGGAGGGGGAGAGATCGTGTCCACCAACTCGCAGATCATGCGCGGCGTCTTCCTGCACATTCTAGCCGATACGCTCGGTTCGGTTGGCGTTATTATATCGGCTGTGCTGATGCAGGTGTTTGGATGGATGAGAGCCGATCCCATCTGCAGCATGTTCATTGCGCTCACGATCGGTCTCAGTACGCTTTCGCTGATCAAAGAATCGGTCATGGTGCTGATGCAGCGCCAGCCGGTGGCGCTTGATCGATTACTGCCGTCATGCTATCAGAAGGTGACCGGGCTGGCAGGCGTGTACAGCGTACAGGAGCCACATTTTTGGACCCTCTGCACCGACGTGTACGTCGGTGTGATCAAGCTGGAGGTATCGAAAAACGTTGATCCCAAGTACGTGGTACAGCATACGCGCATGATCTTCGAAGCGATCGGCGTGCGACAGATAAACATACAGCTGGACTACACTGCAATGTGA
- the LOC120893524 gene encoding 40S ribosomal protein S25, with protein MLDSSSTRFLIECVSVLPSFYQSPPTFSFFSSPYFKMPPKKDTKGSAKQPQKTQKKKEGGSGGKAKKKKWSKGKVRDKLNNQVLFDKATYDKLYKEVPAYKLITPSVVSERLKIRGSLAKRGLRELCQKGLIKLVVQHHAQVIYTRTTKGDDPVA; from the exons ATGCTTGACAGCAGCAGTACGCGTTTTCTAATTGAATGCGTTTCGGTACTTCCTTCTTTCTATCAATCGCCGCCGacgttctctttcttttcgaGTCCATACTTCAAAATG CCTCCGAAGAAGGATACCAAGGGATCGGCGAAACAGCCGCAAAAGAcccagaagaagaaggagggaGGATCCGGAGGAaaggccaagaagaagaagtggtCGAAGGGAAAGGTCCgcgacaagctcaacaaccaGGTCCTGTTCGACAAGGCCACGTACGACAAACTGTACAAGGAGGTCCCTGCCTACAAGCTGATCACCCCATCGGTTGTGTCGGAAAGGCTGAAGATTCGTGGATCGCTGGCCAAGCGAGGCCTGCGTGAGCTCTGCCAGAAGGGGCTGATCAAGCTGGTCGTGCAACACCATGCCCAGGTCATCTACACCCGCACCACGAAGGGAGACGATCCAGTGGCGTAA
- the LOC120893522 gene encoding nucleolar protein 12, translating into MKRKSEGGNKQPFQRKKTELVFDPQKRVEFLTGFHKRKQHRKKIAQGEMQRKLKEETKRIRAEAKEKMRNLYHSYKPIPELTEEDKAEEQEDEYDTENVTVKVVELSTRDLAKENNWIGENRGMVKDDESDAENSSDDGNDEQQLGVVPGMELEGEKKVKRKHKLSAEEGSSNEAENGESAVKEKAKPKKGPVLNLDGIRSKKDLNHKIKRYALKSMKTSQAFRQKTRLQQQKQLKQSRRIRHQKEKHLKQKKGFNKHRNGNDRGETKRKRKDD; encoded by the exons ATGAAGCGGAAATCAGAAGGAGGCAATAAACAACCGTTCCAGCGGAAAAAGACGGAGCTGGTATTTGATCCACAGAAAAGGGT AGAGTTTCTGACTGGATTCCACAAACGTAAGCAGCATCGTAAAAAAATTGCGCAGGGAGAAATGCAACGGAAACTTAAGGAGGAGACGAAGCGGATACGCGCAGAGGCGAAAGAAAAGATGCGTAATCTCTACCATTCGTACAAACCTATCCCAGAGCTCACGGAGGAGGATAAGGCGGAGGAGCAGGAAGACGAGTACGATACGGAGAATGTTACGGTGAAAGTGGTGGAACTTTCTACTCGCGACCtggcaaaggaaaacaattgGATCGGCGAAAATCGTGGCATGGTGAAGGACGATGAATCGGATGCGGAAAACTCGAGCGACGATGGAAATGATGAGCAGCAACTGGGAGTTGTGCCCGGCATGGAGCTGGAGGGAGAGAAGAAGGTCAAGCGCAAGCATAAACTGTCCGCCGAAGAAGgctcatcgaacgaggcggaAAACGGGGAGAGCGCCGTGAAGGAAAAGGCGAAACCGAAGAAAGGACCAGTTCTCAACCTGGACGGTATACGGTCAAAGAAGGATCTGAATCATAAGATAAAACGCTACGCGCTGAAATCCATGAAGACAAGTCAAGCCTTCCGACAGAAGACGCGCCTTCAACAGCAAAAGCAGCTGAAACAATCCCGACGCATCCGTCACCAGAAGGAGAAACACCTGAAACAGAAGAAAGGCTTCAACAAACACCGTAACGGAAACGATCGCGGCGAAACTAAGCGAAAACGAAAGGACGACTAA
- the LOC120893521 gene encoding protein FAM114A2: MCDSDSEEFASADEDFEEIEPDELEEVLQSTKPSDVGSSKKKGAHPPSTQSDVEPVDTSKAEQVDSTKPDGSSRPDPSSQSTTVDSRVNTDEKASEKTNIEGAAQDQPATDTQVTKLDEGRSDEVSKTGKTVPTKEVRSESNIQTSVQSNLGPEDSDQHVVQNSPIPPPQTSSEAKTSQANDPTETSTTSKKLVLKPAKPQLLDEMVKGVEEKEGEQVQEPSRTGTDEGWDDFDDDWGDFTVEGGASNTTAKPDPAKQMKSSNTSTVSAGKPTTAVPSTAKASFRDVDIDEVEDKLKDFMKHKDDPPLTSVLDRLSMAEDSKSADGAGQSWGSWKPSWGGAAVSFLSSASKSVASITTNITQVIESGIGVPNPEELARRQAEEEAKLKAEGYIREESEPNQGPQSSERPLDDRFGFDQLVSGVTQISSKVISGGLDTLEGIGKKTMTILQENDPGLLNKRKLLGLQPNDGVVLSQVLREAKAKTEERERNLKQIQKHQYKKKLHFETLFDDYHGLVHLEALEMLSKQASLKLESLMAPLTGKALEELQETMSEVKELCELPETDNDDADGLHSADELEEKLKEAIADLNPNVKVDFSEIVKSWVEYTGWLEDRNGERTGQDVFEKAMHALAQTTALCVLRMHKLAEILLISEHHSTATEADVVVQLTTVFGWHLSGVATRFCSELTKMKDESGDDSDSALITNIFLEGSNSTSYVQNAFHLFVPILQLGAA; this comes from the exons ATGTGTGACTCGGATAGTGAAGAATTTGCTAGTGCTGATGAAGATTTCGAGGAAATTGAGCCTGATGAGTTGGAAGAGGTGCTTCAAAGCACCAAACCGTCGGATGTCGGATCTTCCAAGAAAAAGGGAGCGCACCCACCCTCTACACAATCTGACGTGGAGCCTGTGGACACGAGCAAAGCTGAACAGGTGGACAGCACAAAACCCGACGGAAGCAGTAGGCCCGATCCCTCATCACAATCCACCACAGTCGATTCGAGGGTTAACACTGACGAAAAGGCTTCGGAAAAGACAAACATTGAAGGGGCCGCGCAGGATCAGCCAGCTACTGACACCCAGGTCACTAAGCTAGACGAAGGCAGAAGCGATGAAGTTTCCAAAACTGGAAAAACAGTACCAACAAAAGAAGTTCGAAGCGAAAGTAATATACAAACCTCCGTGCAGTCAAACCTGGGGCCTGAGGATTCCGATCAGCATGTTGTGCAAAATAGCCCAATACCTCCACCGCAAACTTCATCCGAAGCAAAGACCTCCCAAGCGAATGATCCCACGGAAACTTCAACAACGTCGAAGAAGCTTGTGTTAAAACCTGCTAAACCACAGTTGCTGGATGAAATGGTAAAAGGAGTAGAGGAGAAGGAAGGAGAACAAGTACAAGAGCCTAGCAGAACCGGCACTGATGAAGGATGGGATGACTTCGACGATGATTGGGGCGATTTTACTGTTGAAGGAGGTGCCAGTAATACAACGGCCAAACCCGACCcggcaaaacaaatgaaaagttCGAACACTTCGACTGTCTCAGCCGGAAAGCCAACGACGGCGGTGCCTAGCACTGCTAAAGCAAGCTTCCGCGATGTCGACATCGATGAGGTCGAAGATAAGCTGAAAGATTTTATGAAACATAAAGACGACCCACCACTAACATCCGTACTCGACCGACTTTCGATGGCAGAGGATAGCAAGTCAGCTGACGGTGCCGGCCAGTCGTGGGGCAGTTGGAAACCATCCTGGGGTGGAGCAGCGGTTTCCTTCCTTTCAAGCGCATCGAAATCCGTTGCATCCATTACGACCAACATCACGCAGGTGATTGAGTCGGGCATCGGTGTGCCCAATCCGGAGGAATTGGCCCGCCGTCAGGCGGAGGAAGAAGCAAAGCTAAAAGCGGAAGGCTACATtcgagaagaaagcgaacCAAACCAAGGCCCGCAGTCGAGCGAACGGCCGCTGGATGATAGATTTGGATTCGATCAGCTCGTTTCCGGTGTGACACAGATTAGCAGCAAGGTGATCAGCGGTGGGTTGGACACGCTCGAGGGCATCGGAAAGAAAACGATGACCATTTTGCAGGAGAACGATCCCGGATTGTTGAACAAGCGCAAATTGCTCGGTTTGCAGCCGAACGACGGCGTGGTGTTAAGCCAGGTACTGCGCGAGGCCAAAGCCAAGACCGAGGAGCGCGAACGGAACCTGAAGCAAATCCAGAAGCATCAGTATAAAAAGAAACTTCACTTTGAAACGCTGTTCGACGATTACCACGGTTTAGTGCATCTGGAGGCACTGGAAATGCTGTCGAAGCAAGCGTCACTCAAGCTGGAATCATTGATGGCCCCGTTGACGGGGAAGGCGCTGGAGGAGCTTCAGGAAACGATGAGCGAGGTGAAGGAGCTGTGCGAACTGCCCGAAACGGACAACGACGATGCGGACGGGTTACATTCTGCGGACGAGCTGGAAGAAAAGCTGAAGGAAGCCATCGCTGACCTCAATCCGAACGTGAAGGTCGACTTCAGCGAAATCGTTAAGAGTTGGGTCGAGTATACCGGCTGGCTAGAGGACCGGAACGGCGAACGCACCGGCCAGGACGTGTTCGAAAAGGCCATGCATGCGTTAGCTCAAACGACAGCTCTGTGCGTGCTGCGAATGCATAAGCTAGCGGAGATTCTGCTCATCAGCGAGCACCACAGCACGGCCACGGAGGCCGACGTAGTGGTGCAGCTGACGACGGTTTTTGGCTGGCATCTGAGCGGCGTTGCGACCAGATTCTGCTCCGAGCTGACCAAGATGAAGGATGAGTCCGGCGACGATAGCGACAGTGCGCTTATAACCAACATTTTCTTGGAG GGCTCGAACAGCACATCCTATGTTCAGAATGCGTTTCATCTCTTCGTGCCCATCTTGCAACTTGGCGCGGCTTAA
- the LOC120893523 gene encoding probable dimethyladenosine transferase yields the protein MPKVRAEKKSRVHDGVAKQGIVFNKDFGQHILKNPLVITSMLEKAALRPTDVVLEIGPGTGNMTVKILEKVKKVVACEIDTRLVAELQKRVQGTHMQPKLQILIGDVLKTDLPFFDICVANMPYQISSPFVFKLLLHRPFFRCAVLMFQREFAQRLVAKPGDKLYCRLSINTQLLARVDMLMKVGKNNFKPPPKVESSVVRIEPRNPPPPINYTEWDGLTRIAFLRKNKTLAAAFKQTTVLTTLEDNFKLHCSLKNIDVPADLNVKEMVEKILEKADASDKRARSMDIDDFMAVLQAFNAEGFHFS from the exons ATGCCGAAAGTGCGTGCAGAAAAGAAATCCCGTGTACATGATGGAGTTGCAAAACAGG GCATCGTGTTCAACAAAGATTTCGGCCAACACATCCTCAAAAACCCGCTCGTCATCACCTCGATGCTGGAAAAGGCGGCATTGCGGCCCACGGATGTTGTGCTCGAAATTGGTCCCGGTACCGGTAACATGACCGTGAAGATACTGGAAAAGGTAAAGAAAGTGGTTGCATGCGAAATTGATACACGTCTCGTGGCCGAGCTGCAAAAGCGCGTTCAGGGTACGCATATGCAGCCGAAGCTGCAAATTCTGATCGGTGATGTGCTGAAAACGGATCTACCGTTTTTTGACATCTGCGTCGCTAACATGCCGTACCAGATCAGTTCACCGTTCGTCTTTAAGCTGCTGCTTCATCGGCCCTTTTTCCGCTGCGCTGTGCTGATGTTCCAGCGAGAGTTTGCCCAACGTTTGGTGGCCAAACCGGGCGATAAGCTGTACTGTCGGCTAAGCATCAACACCCAGCTGCTTGCCCGCGTCGATATGCTGATGAAGGTGGGGAAGAACAACTTCAAACCCCCGCCGAAGGTGGAGTCGAGCGTGGTAAGAATAGAGCCGCGAAACCCGCCACCACCGATCAACTACACCGAATGGGACGGCTTGACGCGGATTGCCTTTCTGCGCAAGAACAAAACGCTTGCCGCGGCATTCAAGCAAACCACCGTATTGACTACACTGGAGGACAACTTTAAGTTGCACTGTTCCCTCAAGAACATCGACGTTCCGGCGGATCTGAACGTGAAGGAGATGGTGGAGAAAATATTGGAAAAGGCCGACGCTAGTGACAAACGTGCCCGCTCGATGGATATTGATGACTTTATGGCAGTGCTGCAGGCATTCAACGCCGAAGGATTTCATTTCAGCTAG